A genomic segment from Nicotiana tabacum cultivar K326 chromosome 9, ASM71507v2, whole genome shotgun sequence encodes:
- the LOC107788429 gene encoding uncharacterized protein LOC107788429, with protein sequence MCYINRDLFALLVDESCDVSRKEQLAIVLRYVNRCGSVVEHFIGIVHVRNTSALCLKKAIVDYLTQHSLSFSYMRGQCYDGASNMQGDLRGLKTLIQQESKSAYFIHCFAHQLQLTLVVVSKKCLEVGELVLLVSNILNIVGCSFKRMDDLQESPAEKVQEALDMGELETGRGLNQELGLARAADTRWGSHYKSFKNFISMFGSIIDVLDTIVVDARTLEERAKAKGYLSTCQTFEVAFMFHLMRDVLGITNELNTSLQKKEQDIANAILLVEVAKKQLQKLREEECDSLIDKVSVFCVKYNILIPNFDDFYVNSGRSRRKVADYTILHHYRADIFFKIIDWQVQELNARFNEVTTNLLVGVACLNPVDSFSSFDINKILRMAELYPDNFDENIMVTLKNQLETYIVDIRDVDERFSNLQGLVDLSETLVKTKKHLNYPFVFRLVKFALLLLVATGTVERTFSAMKLIKNELRNRMDDEFMSGCLVPYVERKIFNTISDDTIMNTF encoded by the coding sequence ATGTGCTATATTAATAGAGACCTTTTTGCATTGCTAGTTGATGAATCATGTGATGTATCACGCAAAGAGCAATTAGCTATTGTCTTGCGATATGTTAATAGATGTGGATCTGTGGTGGAGCATTTTATTGGGATCGTTCATGTTCGTAATACTAGTGCTTTATGTTTAAAGAAAGCAATTGTTGATTACCTTACTCAACATTCTTTGAGTTTTTCTTATATGCGTGGACAGTGCTATGATGGAGCAAGCAACATGCAAGGGGATTTACGTGGCCTTAAAACTTTGATTCAACAAGAAAGTAAATCTGCTTATTTCATTCATTGTTTTGCACACCAACTTCAATTGACTCTTGTTGTGGTATCCAAAAAGTGTCTTGAAGTGGGAGAACTTGTATTGTTGGTTTCTAATATATTAAATATAGTGGGATGTTCTTTTAAACGTATGGATGATCTTCAAGAATCTCCAGCAGAAAAAGTTCAAGAGGCATTAGACATGGGTGAACTTGAAACTGGTAGGGGTTTGAATCAAGAACTTGGTCTTGCCAGAGCTGCCGATACTCGTTGGGGTTCGCACTACAAATCTTTTAAGAACTTTATTTCTATGTTTGGCTCAATTATTGATGTTCTTGATACTATCGTTGTTGATGCCCGAACTTTAGAAGAAAGAGCTAAGGCAAAGGGATATCTTAGCACTTGTCAAACATTTGAGGTTGCTTTCATGTTTCACCTAATGAGAGATGTTTTGGGGATCACAAATGAGCTTAATACATCCTTACAAAAAAAGGAGCAAGATATTGCAAATGCTATTCTACTTGTTGAAGTGGCAAAGAAACAGTTGCAAAAGCTAAGAGAAGAAGAATGTGATTCACTTATTGATAAGGTGTCTGTATTTTGTGTCAAGTATAATATTTTGATACCAAACTTTGATGACTTCTATGTTAACTCTGGAAGATCTCGACGTAAAGTTGCTGATTATACTATTTTACATCACTATCGTGCTGATATATTTTTTAAGATTATTGATTGGCAAGTTCAAGAACTCAATGCTCGTTTTAATGAGGTGACAACGAACTTGCTTGTTGGAGTAGCCTGCTTAAATCCAGTTGACTCATTTTCCAGTTTTGACATAAACAAGATATTGAGGATGGCTGAATTATATCCTGACAATTTTGATGAGAATATAATGGTTACGCTCAAGAATCAACTTGAAACTTATATTGTTGATATTCGTGATGTTGATGAAAGGTTCTCAAATCTACAAGGACTTGTTGATCTTTCTGAAACACTAGTTAAGACAAAGAAGCATTTGAATTATCCATTTGTGTTTCGCCTTGTAAAATTTGCTTTGCTTCTACTAGTTGCCACTGGTACAGTTGAAAGAACTTTCTCGGCGATGAAGTTGATCAAGAATGAATTGCGAAATCGAATGGATGACGAATTCATGAGCGGTTGTTTGGTACCTTatgtagaaagaaaaatatttaacaccattTCTGATGATACTATTATGAATACATTTTAG